A part of Setaria viridis chromosome 8, Setaria_viridis_v4.0, whole genome shotgun sequence genomic DNA contains:
- the LOC117833905 gene encoding BTB/POZ and MATH domain-containing protein 1 — translation MSISSSSATGDGGGGSTSTIAADTTTGWHELKVPGHTKTKGGVGKGINSATFIVGGHSWYIRYYPDGNNEKSTDWVSVYLYLSESAAAVDGDVKASYKFSIIDDDADAGEDLSSYTRTGSYSFWSPGKPRGYYKFVKATDMESSLKGHSFRIRCDVTVMKETCVDPTAAKSLTVPPSDLHQHLGALLESEVGGDVTFDVGGEQFTAHKYVLAARSPVLMAELFGPMKENTMSSLQVHDVEPRVFKAMLHFIYNDSLPEIDEDDEVGMAQHLLVAADKYGLPRLKVMCEAMLLKHVDTSAVATTLTLAEQHGCEGLKEGCFRFMRYPGNTKAVMASEGFQHLRTSCPFLIEEMLAKLAP, via the coding sequence CCGCCGACACGACGACCGGGTGGCACGAGCTCAAGGTTCCGGGCCACACCAAGACCAAGGGAGGCGTCGGCAAGGGTATCAACTCCGCCACGTTCATCGTCGGAGGGCACAGCTGGTACATCAGATACTACCCCGACGGCAACAACGAGAAGAGCACCGATTGGGTATCCGTCTACCTCTACCTCTCAGagtctgccgccgccgtcgatggcGACGTCAAGGCGAGTTACAAGTTCAGTAtcatcgacgacgacgccgacgccggtGAGGACCTCTCATCTTACACCAGGACGGGCAGTTACTCCTTTTGGAGCCCAGGGAAGCCACGGGGGTACTATAAGTTCGTCAAGGCGACGGACATGGAGTCTTCTCTCAAAGGCCACAGTTTCCGGATCAGATGCGATGTCACCGTCATGAAGGAGACCTGCGTGGATCCCACTGCTGCCAAGTCTCTCACCGTGCCACCGTCAGACCTGCACCAACATCTCGGCGCACTTCTGGAGAGCGAGGTGGGAGGGGACGTGACGTTCGATGTCGGCGGCGAGCAGTTCACGGCGCACAAGTACGTGCTCGCTGCGCGGTCGCCGGTCCTCATGGCAGAGCTCTTTGGTCCGATGAAGGAGAACACCATGTCCAGTTTACAGGTTCATGATGTGGAGCCGAGAGTGTTCAAGGCCATGCTCCACTTCATCTACAACGACTCGCTGCCGGAGATAGACGAGGATGATGAGGTTGGGATGGCGCAGCATCTGCTGGTGGCGGCGGACAAGTATGGCTTGCCGAGGCTGAAGGTTATGTGTGAGGCCATGCTGCTCAAACACGTCGACACAAGCGCTGTGGCGACTACGCTAACATTGGCTGAGCAGCATGGTTGTGAAGGGCTCAAGGAGGGATGCTTCAGGTTCATGAGATATCCTGGCAATACGAAGGCGGTCATGGCGAGCGAGGGATTTCAGCATCTGAGGACCAGTTGCCCCTTTCTTATTGAGGAGATGCTTGCTAAGCTTGCTCCCTGA